One window from the genome of Deinococcus sp. NW-56 encodes:
- a CDS encoding phosphotransferase family protein: MPPRRETTLHLLLTHPDGERVARHTLTVDTRTYYGANVAEAAHIAGLSVRLLRRLAFSSLGEQDGVVRAETVWHVHADNLPDLSWQRPDAWPQRERAWAHAALSPHTPRRAPWFHPNWPAGTLAWLDEELRAQGLTRTGEPTVLKHWQISLLWRVPTSGGAVYLKAVPDFFGREVRVTPALAAVPGAAPPVLAADGGRGLLLLADAGTDVDAPDLAALLRHLARVQRASLPLLPELGLEDRGPALVRSRLDDLFSDAVLLVGEEGGLTPGEADQLRDLRPELEAALARLEASPLPLTLGHGDLHGGNVVEWAGGFTLLDWSDACVTHPFLDANAAYLSAHDSPAPPEEIAAAHEAYLSEWAGLAPLDDLRALHADALRVGELFRALGYVDNIQLHVEDPQEWRGAHLEHLRKLLPE; encoded by the coding sequence GTGCCCCCGCGCCGTGAAACCACCCTGCACCTCCTCCTGACCCACCCGGACGGCGAGCGGGTGGCCCGGCACACCCTGACGGTGGACACGCGGACATACTACGGAGCCAATGTCGCCGAGGCAGCCCACATCGCAGGTCTGTCTGTGCGTCTCTTGCGGCGGCTGGCCTTCAGCTCGCTGGGAGAGCAGGATGGGGTGGTGCGGGCCGAGACGGTCTGGCACGTCCACGCCGACAACCTCCCCGACCTGTCCTGGCAGCGTCCCGACGCCTGGCCCCAGCGCGAGCGGGCCTGGGCACACGCGGCGCTGAGTCCCCACACCCCCCGTCGGGCACCCTGGTTTCACCCCAACTGGCCCGCCGGGACGCTGGCCTGGCTGGACGAGGAACTGCGGGCACAGGGCCTGACCCGGACGGGCGAGCCGACCGTGCTCAAGCACTGGCAGATCAGCCTGCTGTGGCGGGTCCCGACCTCGGGTGGGGCGGTGTACCTCAAGGCGGTGCCGGACTTCTTCGGGCGGGAGGTGCGGGTGACGCCCGCGCTGGCGGCGGTGCCAGGGGCCGCGCCCCCCGTCCTCGCGGCGGACGGGGGCCGGGGCCTCCTCCTGCTGGCCGACGCCGGGACCGATGTGGACGCGCCCGACCTCGCCGCGCTGCTGCGGCACCTCGCGCGGGTGCAGCGGGCCTCCCTGCCCCTTCTCCCCGAACTCGGGCTGGAGGACCGTGGTCCGGCCCTGGTGCGCTCGCGGCTGGATGATCTGTTCTCCGACGCGGTGCTGCTGGTGGGGGAGGAGGGCGGCCTGACTCCGGGCGAAGCAGATCAGTTACGCGACCTGCGGCCCGAGCTGGAGGCGGCTCTGGCCCGGCTGGAGGCCAGCCCGCTGCCCCTCACCCTGGGACACGGCGACCTGCACGGCGGGAATGTGGTGGAGTGGGCGGGCGGGTTCACGCTGCTGGACTGGTCGGACGCCTGCGTCACCCACCCCTTTCTGGACGCGAACGCGGCCTACCTGTCCGCGCACGACTCCCCCGCCCCACCCGAAGAGATCGCCGCCGCCCACGAGGCCTACCTCTCCGAGTGGGCGGGCCTCGCCCCGCTGGACGACCTCCGCGCCCTGCACGCCGACGCCCTCCGCGTGGGCGAGCTGTTCCGGGCGCTGGGGTACGTGGACAACATCCAGCTCCATGTGGAGGACCCCCAGGAATGGCGTGGGGCGCATTTGGAGCATCTTCGGAAGTTGCTGCCGGAGTAG
- a CDS encoding phosphoribosylanthranilate isomerase, translating to MSDALSPVRVKVCGTTSVHDAVLAAEAGADALGFIFAPGSKRLVSPQVARAAGLSVGPVVARVGVFLGQGLSEVLRTAEAARVSAVQLHGPLAPLYLRTVAAYYPVLRVLRPADLGHEATAEELDLPGVTPMLDAPHPGGGQPLDWSALRDRFPAGGWLAGGLGPENVAEAVRVLKPAGVDAVTRLEARAGLKDAERVQAFIRAARDA from the coding sequence GTGAGTGACGCCCTCTCCCCGGTTCGGGTCAAGGTCTGCGGCACCACCTCCGTCCACGACGCCGTGCTCGCCGCCGAGGCGGGGGCAGACGCGTTGGGATTTATCTTCGCGCCCGGCAGCAAGCGGCTGGTCTCGCCGCAGGTCGCGCGGGCGGCGGGCCTGAGCGTCGGCCCGGTGGTGGCCCGCGTGGGCGTGTTTCTGGGGCAGGGGCTGAGTGAGGTGCTGCGAACGGCGGAGGCCGCCCGCGTGAGCGCCGTGCAGCTCCACGGGCCTTTAGCGCCCCTTTACCTGAGGACGGTCGCCGCGTATTATCCCGTCCTGCGTGTGCTGCGCCCCGCCGACCTGGGGCACGAGGCCACCGCAGAGGAACTGGACCTCCCCGGCGTGACGCCCATGCTGGACGCACCGCACCCGGGAGGAGGCCAGCCGCTCGACTGGTCCGCGCTGCGGGACCGCTTCCCCGCTGGAGGTTGGCTTGCCGGGGGCCTGGGGCCGGAGAACGTGGCGGAGGCAGTCCGTGTCCTGAAGCCCGCGGGCGTGGACGCCGTGACCCGCCTGGAAGCGCGGGCCGGACTCAAGGACGCAGAGAGGGTGCAGGCGTTCATTCGGGCCGCACGCGACGCCTGA
- a CDS encoding metalloenzyme domain protein: protein MTGLVWLALDGVGHPADAPPESVWETELPALRPLVEGGEALDATLGVPGLPQSGTGQSCWLTGRDAVRVMGEHFGPHPGPTLRRLLAEWSLPVRLTRAGGRAALANHYPPAYHAAQARRPRPGCFPYAFQAAGLPLGPPEVPPVSPTLGLGYAAPWPEQTPLADLSQLGERLARAARTHDLIAADLWLSDLLGHRGRVPVPADALAAGRAYLRRVDALLAGLLEGGARVIVSSDHGNLENLAVKGHTLARVPFAGAGLPLPPARDIVTGGRIIARWLGFQAGSD from the coding sequence ATGACTGGCCTGGTGTGGCTCGCGCTGGACGGGGTGGGCCACCCGGCCGACGCCCCGCCGGAGTCGGTGTGGGAGACCGAATTGCCTGCCCTGCGCCCCCTGGTTGAAGGAGGAGAAGCGCTGGACGCCACGCTGGGCGTGCCCGGCCTGCCGCAGTCGGGCACCGGCCAGAGTTGCTGGCTGACCGGACGGGACGCCGTGCGCGTGATGGGCGAACACTTCGGCCCACACCCCGGCCCGACGCTGCGGCGCCTGCTCGCGGAGTGGAGCCTGCCCGTGCGCCTCACGCGGGCGGGGGGCCGGGCGGCCCTCGCCAACCATTACCCACCCGCCTACCACGCGGCGCAGGCGCGGCGGCCCCGGCCAGGCTGTTTTCCCTACGCCTTCCAGGCCGCCGGACTGCCGCTTGGCCCCCCCGAGGTACCCCCGGTGTCTCCCACCCTGGGGCTGGGCTACGCGGCGCCCTGGCCCGAGCAAACTCCGCTCGCTGACCTTTCCCAGTTGGGCGAGCGACTGGCCCGCGCTGCCCGCACGCATGACCTGATCGCCGCCGACCTGTGGCTCAGCGACCTGCTGGGGCACCGGGGCCGGGTGCCCGTTCCGGCGGACGCGCTCGCGGCGGGCCGCGCCTACCTGCGCCGGGTCGACGCGCTGCTGGCCGGGCTGCTGGAAGGAGGCGCCCGCGTGATCGTGAGCAGCGACCACGGCAACCTGGAGAACCTGGCGGTCAAGGGCCATACGCTCGCGCGGGTGCCCTTCGCGGGGGCTGGCCTCCCGCTGCCGCCCGCCAGGGACATCGTGACGGGCGGGCGAATCATCGCCCGATGGTTGGGGTTCCAGGCGGGGAGTGATTGA
- a CDS encoding carbon-nitrogen hydrolase family protein, with product MTATNTDVVRVAAAAYPVDRLPDWAAYEAKLSRWVAEAAGQGARLLVFPEYAALELIALLPPELHHDILGMRPALQALLPDFLALHARLAREHRVALVAGSYPVAHGGGYVNRAYVFGPDGTHSHQDKLLMTRFEAEEWDIAPGEGVRVFDLGGLRFGIAICYDSEFPGLARRLAEGGAELLVVPSFTSGRAGYTRVRVGSMARALENQLYALHAPLLADADWTYAVETAVGQAAFYAPADVGLPDTGLVAEGEWQTPGWVVQDLDLSLTRQVRVDGHVLNWRDREVATQRPGEAEVVALTPAQTPA from the coding sequence ATGACGGCGACAAACACGGACGTGGTGCGGGTAGCGGCGGCGGCCTATCCGGTGGACCGCCTGCCCGACTGGGCGGCCTACGAGGCCAAACTGTCGCGCTGGGTGGCCGAGGCCGCCGGGCAGGGGGCGCGGCTGCTGGTGTTTCCGGAGTACGCGGCGCTGGAACTCATCGCGCTGCTGCCACCGGAACTGCACCACGACATCCTGGGGATGCGGCCCGCGCTTCAGGCCCTGCTGCCGGACTTTCTCGCGCTGCACGCGCGGCTGGCGCGGGAGCATAGGGTCGCCCTTGTCGCGGGCAGCTATCCGGTCGCGCACGGGGGGGGGTACGTCAACCGGGCCTACGTGTTCGGACCGGACGGGACCCACAGCCATCAGGACAAGCTGCTGATGACGCGCTTTGAGGCCGAGGAGTGGGACATCGCGCCGGGCGAGGGCGTGCGCGTCTTCGACCTCGGTGGGCTGCGCTTTGGGATTGCCATCTGCTACGACAGCGAGTTTCCGGGGCTGGCGCGGCGGCTGGCCGAGGGCGGGGCCGAACTGCTGGTCGTCCCCTCCTTTACCAGTGGGCGGGCCGGGTACACCCGCGTCCGGGTGGGCAGCATGGCCCGCGCCCTGGAAAACCAGCTCTATGCCCTGCACGCGCCGCTGCTCGCGGACGCCGACTGGACCTACGCGGTCGAGACGGCGGTGGGACAGGCGGCCTTCTACGCTCCCGCCGATGTGGGCCTGCCCGACACCGGCCTCGTCGCCGAGGGCGAGTGGCAGACGCCCGGCTGGGTCGTGCAGGATCTCGACCTCTCCCTGACCCGGCAGGTGCGTGTGGACGGGCATGTGCTGAACTGGCGTGACCGTGAGGTAGCGACCCAGCGGCCGGGGGAAGCTGAGGTCGTGGCCCTGACCCCCGCGCAGACGCCTGCATAA
- the bshB1 gene encoding bacillithiol biosynthesis deacetylase BshB1, producing MTLLPFRTVYGTAQPLDWLCLAPHPDDAEIGAGGTLIRLARAGRAVGILELTRGERGTQGTPDEREAECVAAAELMGLAWRGQVELPDGGLADTPGGAHALAAALRAVRPRVLLVPHHRDRHPDHFGTYHLARRALHLAALRRAEVPGEPHRVGRVLLYQGNADIQANLLVDVEAVQPEWEAAVRAHASQFGGSYVSETVTPEIVERRRARLMYWGTLARVRYAEAFEAEDPLLIDPEAL from the coding sequence ATGACCCTGCTGCCCTTCCGGACCGTGTACGGCACCGCGCAGCCGCTGGACTGGCTGTGCCTGGCCCCCCACCCCGACGACGCCGAGATCGGCGCGGGGGGGACCCTGATCCGGCTGGCGCGGGCGGGGCGGGCCGTGGGCATTCTCGAACTGACGCGGGGAGAGCGGGGCACTCAGGGCACCCCGGACGAACGCGAGGCCGAGTGCGTGGCGGCGGCGGAGCTCATGGGGCTGGCGTGGCGCGGACAGGTCGAGCTGCCCGACGGTGGGCTGGCCGATACGCCGGGCGGTGCCCACGCGCTGGCGGCGGCGCTGCGGGCGGTGCGGCCCCGCGTGCTGCTGGTGCCGCACCACCGGGACCGTCACCCGGACCACTTCGGGACCTATCACCTCGCGCGGCGGGCGCTGCACCTCGCGGCGCTGCGGCGGGCCGAGGTCCCCGGCGAGCCGCACCGGGTGGGCCGGGTGCTGCTGTACCAGGGCAATGCCGACATTCAGGCCAACCTGCTCGTGGACGTGGAGGCCGTGCAGCCCGAGTGGGAGGCGGCGGTCCGCGCCCACGCCAGCCAGTTCGGGGGCAGCTACGTTTCCGAGACGGTCACCCCCGAGATCGTGGAGCGCCGCCGCGCCCGGCTGATGTACTGGGGCACCCTCGCCCGCGTGCGCTACGCCGAGGCCTTCGAGGCCGAAGACCCACTGCTGATCGACCCGGAAGCGCTCTGA
- a CDS encoding MFS transporter, whose translation MLWTRPLVMLRLLALLLLSELVRTGLLVSVLPQAAPGLGWGAAAVGLIVGAHYLADGLAKGPVGWLSERLGLGRVLALGAALGLGVVLGARLAPGPGWVVLAAGLWGLGYAALWPGLMSMSQALARPGYAARALAVSGVAVAPAILGGVLGVGPLMQARPEAAWALLAGAQGAALLLALSLLGLRLPAAGAVAGGVWRGWRRVATLLPAAFAQTLAPGLFVPLLYPLLERLGLGLTDLLGPGLLALAGFGVGLTLAGRLADRAHPRRALTPGLLGLALTFAFAAPPGVEDRLLVLAPLLGLGYGAFLAGWNGLVGRVLPETNRAAAWGTVMAVEALGFAVGPVLGGLAWAGFGPGGVFALGALVFLLAEAYYLWPGRAVAHVPPHADRTL comes from the coding sequence ATGCTCTGGACCCGCCCCCTGGTGATGCTGCGGCTGCTGGCCCTGCTGCTGCTGAGCGAGCTGGTCCGCACCGGGCTGCTGGTGTCGGTCCTGCCGCAGGCCGCGCCGGGGCTGGGCTGGGGCGCGGCGGCGGTGGGCCTGATCGTGGGAGCCCACTACCTCGCCGACGGACTGGCGAAGGGGCCGGTGGGCTGGCTTTCCGAGCGCCTGGGGCTGGGGCGGGTGCTGGCGCTGGGGGCCGCGCTGGGGCTGGGGGTGGTGTTGGGGGCACGGCTGGCGCCAGGGCCGGGCTGGGTCGTGCTGGCCGCCGGATTGTGGGGGCTGGGCTACGCGGCCCTGTGGCCGGGGCTGATGAGCATGTCGCAGGCGCTGGCCCGGCCCGGCTACGCGGCGCGGGCGCTGGCGGTGTCGGGGGTGGCAGTGGCCCCCGCCATCCTGGGCGGCGTGCTGGGGGTCGGGCCGCTGATGCAGGCACGGCCGGAGGCGGCCTGGGCGCTGCTCGCGGGGGCGCAGGGAGCGGCGCTGCTGCTCGCGCTGAGTCTGCTGGGCCTGCGCCTCCCGGCGGCGGGCGCGGTGGCCGGGGGCGTGTGGCGTGGTTGGCGGCGGGTCGCCACCCTGCTCCCCGCCGCCTTCGCGCAGACGCTGGCGCCGGGGCTGTTCGTGCCGCTGCTCTACCCGCTGCTGGAGCGGCTGGGACTGGGCCTGACCGACCTGCTGGGGCCGGGGCTGCTCGCGCTGGCGGGCTTCGGGGTGGGCCTCACCCTCGCCGGGCGCCTGGCGGACCGGGCGCACCCGCGCCGCGCCCTCACGCCGGGGCTGCTGGGGTTGGCCCTGACCTTCGCGTTCGCGGCGCCGCCGGGGGTCGAAGACCGCCTCCTCGTCCTCGCGCCGCTGCTGGGCCTGGGCTACGGGGCCTTTCTCGCCGGGTGGAACGGGTTGGTGGGCCGGGTGCTGCCGGAAACCAACCGCGCCGCCGCCTGGGGCACCGTGATGGCCGTGGAAGCGCTGGGCTTCGCAGTCGGCCCGGTGCTGGGGGGCCTCGCCTGGGCGGGCTTCGGGCCGGGGGGGGTCTTCGCGCTGGGGGCGCTCGTCTTCCTGCTCGCGGAGGCCTACTACCTGTGGCCGGGCCGGGCGGTGGCCCACGTCCCGCCGCACGCCGACCGGACGCTGTGA
- a CDS encoding S9 family peptidase — protein MTRPLLALLGALTLAAPAGAQSAAALAGVDAAQMSIPAARQKSYPGSALTVRQTLAAGVNYRRYVVSYLSEGLRINALLTVPNGTPPKGGWPAIVFNHGYIPPNVYRTTERYVAYQDAFARAGFVTLKSDYRGHGSSQGEALGGYFAPGYTTDVMNALGSLKRDSRVNAARIGMWGHSMGGFLTLRAMAIDPSVKAGVIWAGVVGDYGTIINDWNNVPPASIPRRVLELRQKAIAKYGTPGSNPAFWNKLSANSYLKDLGGPLQLHIGTADQDVPVLFHERLVRQMKAAGKPVQSYVYPGDNHDLTRNLGTALARSVAFFKARL, from the coding sequence ATGACCCGCCCCCTCCTCGCCCTGCTGGGCGCCCTGACCCTCGCCGCCCCCGCCGGAGCGCAGTCGGCCGCTGCCCTCGCGGGCGTGGACGCCGCGCAGATGAGCATCCCCGCCGCCCGGCAGAAGAGTTACCCCGGCAGTGCGCTCACCGTGCGGCAGACCCTGGCCGCCGGGGTGAACTACCGCCGCTACGTGGTGAGCTACCTCTCGGAGGGGCTGCGGATCAACGCCCTCCTCACCGTCCCCAACGGCACCCCGCCCAAAGGCGGCTGGCCCGCCATCGTCTTCAACCACGGCTACATCCCGCCGAACGTATACCGCACCACCGAGCGTTACGTCGCCTACCAGGACGCCTTCGCCCGTGCCGGGTTCGTGACGCTCAAGAGCGACTACCGGGGGCACGGGAGCAGTCAGGGGGAGGCGCTGGGCGGCTACTTCGCGCCGGGGTACACGACGGACGTGATGAACGCGCTCGGCAGCCTCAAGCGCGATTCCCGCGTGAATGCGGCCCGTATCGGGATGTGGGGGCACTCCATGGGCGGCTTCCTGACCCTGCGGGCGATGGCGATTGACCCCAGCGTCAAGGCGGGCGTGATCTGGGCCGGGGTGGTGGGCGATTACGGCACCATCATCAACGACTGGAACAACGTCCCCCCCGCCTCCATTCCCCGCCGGGTGCTGGAGCTGCGCCAGAAGGCCATCGCCAAGTACGGCACGCCGGGGAGCAACCCCGCCTTCTGGAACAAACTCAGCGCCAACTCGTACCTGAAAGACCTCGGCGGCCCCCTGCAACTCCATATCGGCACCGCCGACCAGGACGTGCCCGTGCTCTTCCACGAGCGCCTCGTCAGGCAGATGAAGGCGGCGGGCAAGCCGGTCCAGAGCTACGTCTATCCCGGCGACAACCACGACCTGACGCGGAATCTGGGGACGGCCCTGGCGAGGTCGGTGGCCTTTTTCAAGGCGCGGCTGTGA
- a CDS encoding S9 family peptidase, which translates to MRRLLQLLLLLLALGAGYVALVGPERLPFSLPFEVPWTGQRAPTGEEDAPIPSNAEPGGALEGVTDAALGRLVARQPISIQALREREYPGSALTVVQTLSPGVNYSRQVVSYESDGLTIYALLTVPNGTPPEGGWPAIVFNHGYIPPDVYRTTERYVTYQDAFARAGFVTLKSDYRGHGNSEGEATGGYNDPGYTVDVLNAAASLKRDGRVNRGRIGLWGHSMGGQLSLRAMLVDRELRAASLWAGVVAGYDVLATDWGRGPGEERPTLDPLNRRYLRALSPNAYLQDLNGRPLQLHHGTADEDVPYSFQQALADDLREAGQSFTAYRYEGDDHNLSQNLGLALRRSVAFFQEHL; encoded by the coding sequence GTGAGGCGGCTCCTCCAACTCCTTTTGCTGTTGCTGGCCCTGGGCGCGGGCTACGTCGCGCTGGTCGGGCCGGAGCGGTTGCCCTTCTCCCTCCCTTTTGAGGTCCCATGGACCGGGCAGAGGGCACCGACAGGCGAGGAGGACGCCCCCATCCCGAGCAACGCCGAGCCGGGCGGGGCGCTGGAAGGAGTCACGGACGCCGCGCTGGGGCGCCTCGTCGCCCGGCAGCCCATCAGCATTCAGGCGCTGCGGGAGCGCGAGTACCCCGGCAGCGCCCTGACGGTCGTGCAGACCCTTTCCCCCGGCGTGAACTACTCGCGGCAGGTCGTGAGCTACGAGTCGGACGGGCTGACCATCTACGCGCTGCTGACGGTTCCGAACGGCACTCCACCGGAGGGGGGATGGCCCGCCATCGTCTTCAACCACGGCTATATTCCGCCCGACGTGTACCGCACCACCGAGCGTTACGTCACCTATCAGGACGCTTTCGCGCGGGCGGGCTTCGTCACCCTGAAAAGTGACTACCGGGGCCACGGCAACTCGGAGGGCGAGGCGACCGGCGGCTACAACGATCCCGGCTATACGGTGGACGTGCTCAACGCGGCGGCCAGTCTCAAGCGCGACGGGCGGGTCAACCGGGGCCGGATCGGGCTGTGGGGGCACTCGATGGGCGGGCAGCTCTCGCTGCGGGCGATGCTGGTGGACCGCGAGTTGCGGGCGGCCTCGCTGTGGGCGGGCGTGGTCGCCGGGTACGACGTGCTGGCGACCGACTGGGGCCGAGGCCCCGGCGAGGAGCGGCCCACGCTGGACCCTCTGAACCGCCGCTACCTGCGGGCGCTCAGCCCCAACGCATATCTGCAGGACCTGAACGGGCGGCCCCTCCAGCTTCACCACGGCACCGCTGACGAGGACGTGCCCTACAGCTTTCAGCAGGCGCTGGCGGACGACCTGCGGGAAGCCGGGCAGAGCTTTACCGCCTACCGCTACGAGGGCGACGACCACAACCTAAGTCAGAACCTGGGGCTGGCGCTGCGGCGGAGTGTGGCTTTTTTTCAGGAGCACCTGTAG
- a CDS encoding sulfocyanin-like copper-binding protein, with the protein MNRLALSAVLLTALAPALAQSSGTASAPPTVTSRAAAKTVQVAFVAGHEGHNNGLNYNGDAKGEKTLTVPLGWTVEVSLSNAGKMPHDFAVVAGSTVPTDFSKVRLAFPNAATSVIAPGGAAATTRFVANRPGTYLILCRVGRHAQNGMYVKMTVSNSVKAPTYR; encoded by the coding sequence ATGAACCGACTCGCACTGTCCGCTGTGCTCCTGACGGCCCTCGCTCCCGCCCTCGCGCAGTCGTCGGGCACCGCCTCCGCCCCGCCCACCGTGACCTCGCGGGCGGCGGCCAAGACGGTGCAGGTGGCGTTCGTCGCCGGGCACGAGGGGCACAACAATGGCCTGAACTACAACGGGGACGCCAAAGGCGAGAAGACCCTGACCGTGCCGCTGGGCTGGACCGTGGAGGTCAGCCTCAGCAATGCGGGCAAGATGCCGCACGACTTCGCGGTCGTGGCGGGCAGCACGGTGCCCACCGACTTCAGCAAGGTGCGCCTCGCGTTTCCGAATGCGGCCACCAGCGTGATCGCGCCCGGCGGCGCGGCGGCGACCACCCGCTTCGTGGCGAACCGGCCCGGCACCTATCTGATCCTGTGCCGCGTCGGGCGGCATGCCCAGAACGGCATGTACGTGAAGATGACCGTCTCCAACAGCGTGAAGGCGCCCACCTACCGCTGA
- a CDS encoding tetratricopeptide repeat protein, with amino-acid sequence MSTRSLLLLGTLLLAAPATAQTTTQTAPAQPAATAPAFASAAQAIAEARRLADEARRTYPAGSASIDQTLWRSAVDAAEAAVTLEPGNVDALRLRAQLYTEVGFWRQAELGWQALFRAAPASPGSADARQAATAQYNLGYAAYTRNQPSQAAASFAACLQLDPASVPCATWAARTALESGNYAQAQTLYDRALQLAPGDRTLTYFRGLAASASRYGPAATRAFSRAYGELEAGRKAQALAGFQEAARSAPNFAEAWREAGRLALDLGDAAAARAAYQGAAALPGATASDRYNLALAQEGEQFGVKAVQTFRTAYSRYTAGDRAGAEAGFLEATRLNPRYAKAWAWLGRVRYEAKNYAGAAEAYGQAVALDPNDKSSAYFLRLAQQGK; translated from the coding sequence ATGTCCACCCGTTCCCTGCTGTTGCTCGGCACCCTGCTGCTTGCTGCGCCTGCTACTGCCCAAACGACGACCCAGACGGCGCCCGCTCAGCCCGCCGCGACCGCTCCCGCCTTTGCAAGTGCAGCCCAGGCCATCGCGGAAGCCCGCCGCCTTGCGGACGAGGCCCGGCGCACGTACCCGGCGGGCAGCGCCAGCATCGACCAGACGCTGTGGCGCTCGGCGGTGGACGCGGCGGAGGCGGCCGTCACGCTGGAACCCGGCAACGTGGACGCCCTGCGCCTCCGCGCCCAGCTCTACACCGAGGTGGGCTTCTGGCGTCAGGCCGAGCTGGGCTGGCAGGCCCTGTTCCGCGCCGCGCCTGCCAGCCCCGGCAGCGCGGATGCGCGGCAGGCGGCGACCGCCCAGTACAACCTGGGGTACGCGGCCTACACCCGCAACCAGCCCAGCCAGGCAGCGGCTTCCTTCGCGGCCTGCTTGCAACTCGACCCCGCCAGTGTTCCCTGCGCGACGTGGGCGGCCCGTACTGCGCTGGAGTCGGGGAATTACGCCCAGGCGCAGACCCTCTATGACCGGGCGTTGCAACTCGCCCCAGGCGACCGCACCCTGACCTACTTCCGGGGGCTGGCCGCGAGTGCCTCCCGGTACGGCCCCGCCGCCACCCGCGCCTTCAGCCGGGCCTACGGCGAGCTGGAGGCGGGCCGCAAGGCCCAGGCCCTCGCCGGATTTCAGGAAGCGGCCCGCAGCGCCCCCAACTTCGCGGAAGCGTGGCGGGAGGCCGGACGGCTGGCGCTGGACCTCGGGGACGCGGCGGCGGCCCGAGCTGCCTACCAGGGGGCGGCCGCCCTGCCCGGCGCGACCGCGAGCGACCGCTACAACCTCGCGCTGGCGCAGGAGGGCGAGCAGTTCGGAGTGAAAGCCGTGCAGACCTTCCGCACGGCGTATAGCCGCTACACGGCGGGGGACCGTGCCGGGGCGGAAGCCGGATTTCTGGAGGCCACCCGCCTGAATCCCCGCTACGCGAAGGCGTGGGCGTGGCTGGGCCGCGTGCGCTACGAGGCGAAGAACTACGCGGGTGCGGCGGAAGCCTACGGGCAGGCGGTGGCGCTCGACCCGAACGACAAGAGCAGCGCCTATTTCCTGCGGCTGGCGCAGCAGGGCAAGTAA
- the def gene encoding peptide deformylase translates to MKVTDAPPRIYPIRLYGDPVLRRKAKPVQPGDTLTVPGFGPQTVREVANTMLETMFEARGVGLAAPQVGLPVRLFVAVEYEDDEEEQEGGEKPLKSRVLREFVMLNPVLTVTDKKKDRSYQEGCLSIPGIYEEGVARARGVQVRYTDLDGQERTLEADDYLARVFQHEADHLDGVFFLDRLPPEVTEDYRKELAAMQRKSKQFLAELAEVQRAQRERSE, encoded by the coding sequence GTGAAGGTCACCGACGCTCCGCCCCGCATCTACCCCATCCGCCTGTACGGCGACCCCGTGCTGCGCCGCAAGGCGAAGCCTGTGCAGCCGGGCGACACGCTGACCGTGCCCGGCTTTGGTCCGCAGACCGTCCGCGAGGTGGCGAACACCATGCTGGAGACGATGTTCGAGGCGCGGGGGGTGGGCCTCGCCGCCCCGCAGGTGGGCCTCCCCGTGCGGCTGTTCGTGGCGGTCGAGTACGAGGACGACGAGGAGGAGCAGGAGGGCGGCGAGAAGCCCCTCAAGTCCCGCGTCCTGCGCGAGTTCGTGATGCTCAACCCGGTCCTGACCGTCACCGACAAGAAAAAGGACCGCTCCTACCAGGAAGGCTGCCTGAGCATCCCCGGCATCTACGAGGAAGGGGTCGCCCGCGCCCGTGGGGTGCAGGTGCGCTACACCGACCTGGACGGGCAGGAGCGGACGCTGGAGGCCGACGACTACCTCGCCCGCGTCTTCCAGCACGAGGCGGACCACCTCGACGGCGTCTTCTTCCTCGACCGCCTGCCCCCCGAGGTGACCGAGGACTACCGCAAGGAACTCGCGGCCATGCAGCGCAAGTCCAAGCAGTTCCTCGCGGAGCTGGCCGAGGTGCAAAGGGCGCAGCGGGAGCGCTCCGAGTGA